One genomic region from Populus nigra chromosome 8, ddPopNigr1.1, whole genome shotgun sequence encodes:
- the LOC133701440 gene encoding uncharacterized protein At2g33490-like, translated as MKSFRKLRGFASLHKQVVHKNPRDLPSFSQSHELAKASQDMKDMKDCYDSLLSAAAGTANCAFEFSESLREMGACLLAKTALNDDEESGRVLLMLGKAQFELQKLVDCYRSHINQTIISPSESLLNELQTVEEMKQQCDEKRDVYAHMARQRERVSGRNGKGECFSMQQIQAAHDEYDEEATLFVFRLKSLKEGQSRSLLTQAARHHAAQLCFFKKALKSLESVEPHVKLVSEQQHIDYHFSGLDDDGRDYDDDEDYDDAIDDGELSFDYGQNDQEQEVSKSIKSMELDLEDITFPQVVTLEMAKENPDRSYRTSFPIKGELSAGTQSAPLFAEVKSNPAGKTKQLMPSSTRKFNTYVLPTPADPKSSNSTGPGSPVTQTLKTSLSGRPPNLWHSSPIGHKKNDKLLGVEMSSKPPAINSQSVLKESNNNTASTRLPPPLADGLFFSRLEPPAGAESKKIKRYAFSGPITSQPWSTKAVSAEHPQLFSGPLLRNPTAQLFSSPPKVSPRISPKVSPSSSPPFVSSPKISELHELPRPPVSSTSKSPGAVGLVGHSAPLFPKGHMLPGTSKTSASNVESQLPTPSQIVPRSFSIPSSRHRVMVAQNSGIVENVASPPLTPISLSNTQPSSTGSRIVNQTVQIRGAV; from the exons ATGAAATCATTTAGGAAATTGAGAGGATTTGCTTCACTTCACAAACAAGTAGTACATAAAAACCCAAGGGATCTTCCCTCTTTCTCTCAATCACATGAGCTTGCTAAAGCCTCTCAG gaCATGAAAGATATGAAAGATTGCTATGATAGCTTACTTTCTGCTGCCGCTGGAACCGCCAATTGTGCCTTTG AATTCTCAGAATCATTGCGTGAAATGGGTGCTTGCCTTCTTGCGAAAACTGCATtgaatgatgatgaagaaagtg GCAGGGTCTTGCTGATGCTGGGAAAAGCGCAATTTGAACTCCAGAAACTTGTTGACTGCTAC CGTTCTCACATAAATCAGACAATCATAAGCCCGTCAGAGTCTCTTCTGAATGAACTTCAAACAGTTGAG GAGATGAAGCAGCAGTGTGATGAGAAAAG AGATGTATATGCTCACATGGCGAGACAGAGAGAAAGAGTGAGTGGAAGAAATGGAAAGGGAGAGTGTTTTTCTATGCAGCAAATACAAGCAGCTCATGATGAATATGATGAGGAGGccactttgtttgtttttcgtCTTAAATCCCTGAAGGAAGGACAATCTCGCAGTCTTCTTACACAGGCGGCTCGGCACCATGCTgctcag CTCTGCTTCTTTAAGAAGGCTCTTAAATCTCTTGAATCTGTTGAGCCGCATGTCAAATTGGTCTCAGAACAGCAGCATATAGATTACCACTTTAGTGGCCTTGATGATGATGGGAGggattatgatgatgatgaagattaTGATGATGCCATTGATGATGGAGAATTGAGCTTTGACTATGGACAAAATGACCAGGAGCAAGAAGTTTCCAAATCAATAAAGTCAATGGAG TTGGATTTAGAGGACATTACATTTCCCCAAGTTGTGACATTGGAAATGGCAAAG GAAAATCCAGATAGAAGTTACAGGACATCGTTTCCTATTAAGGGAGAACTTAGTGCAGGCACCCAATCAGCTCCACTTTTTGCTGAAGTGAAATCTAATCCAgctggaaaaacaaaacaactgaTGCCATCATCCACCCGAAAGTTCAACACTTATGTATTGCCTACTCCAGCAGACCCAAAGAGTTCAAATTCTACAGGACCTGGTAGCCCGGTTACTCAAACATTAAAGACAAGTTTGAGTGGACGTCCTCCGAATTTGTGGCACTCATCCCCTATTggccataaaaaaaatgataagttaCTAGGAGTTGAAATGTCTAGCAAGCCCCCTGCTATAAATTCGCAGTCAGTACTCAAGGAGAGCAACAACAACACTGCATCCACCCGATTACCTCCTCCTCTAGCTGATGGACTCTTTTTTTCAAGGCTTGAGCCACCGGCTGGCGCTGAAtctaagaaaatcaaaagatatGCCTTTTCTGGTCCTATTACATCCCAGCCATGGTCTACCAAGGCAGTCTCCGCAGAACATCCACAATTGTTCTCTGGACCCCTTTTGCGAAATCCAACTGCCCAATTATTTTCATCACCTCCGAAAGTGTCTCCAAGAATATCACCAAAAGTATCTCCTAGTTCTTCCCCTCCATTTGTGTCCTCACCCAAAATCAGCGAGCTACATGAGCTTCCCAGACCCCCAGTCAGTTCAACCTCCAAGTCTCCGGGGGCTGTAGGTTTGGTTGGTCATTCAGCTCCACTGTTTCCCAAAGGCCACATGCTTCCTGGTACAAGCAAAACGTCAGCATCAAATGTAGAATCTCAACTGCCTACACCTTCTCAAATTGTCCCTCGCAGTTTTTCAATACCCTCTAGCAGACATAGAGTAATGGTCGCTCAGAATTCAGGGATTGTTGAGAATGTTGCCTCACCTCCTCTAACCCCAATATCTTTATCTAACACCCAGCCATCATCCACTGGTTCCCGGATCGTCAATCAGACAGTTCAAATCAGAG GTGCAGTTTGA
- the LOC133702145 gene encoding pyruvate dehydrogenase E1 component subunit beta-1, mitochondrial-like, with amino-acid sequence MFGIVRQKISSGGSPLLAFGQRIRPAVSAWRGYSSAAKEITVREALNSALDEEMSADPKVFLMGEEVGEYQGAYKISKGLLDKYGPERVLDTPITEAGFTGIGVGAAYHGLKPVIEFMTFNFSMQAIDHIINSAAKSNYMSSGQISVPIVFRGPNGAAAGVGAQHSHCYASWYASCPGLKVLAPYSSEDARGLLKAAIRDPDPVVFLENELLYGETFPVSAEVLDSSFCVPIGKAKIEREGKDVTITAFSKMVGYALKAAEILAKEGISAEVINLRSIRPLDRDTINASVRKTNRLVTVEEGFPQHGVGAEICASVVEESFGYLDAPVERIAGADVPMPYAANLERLAVPQVEDIVRAAKRACYRSVPMAAAA; translated from the exons atGTTTGGAATTGTAAGGCAAAAGATTAGTTCCGGAGGTTCTCCGCTcctg GCTTTTGGGCAGAGGATTCGCCCTGCGGTATCGGCATGGAGAGGTTATTCATCTGCAGCAAAAGAG ATAACAGTTAGAGAAGCGCTAAACTCTGCGCTCGATGAGGAAATGTCAGCTGATCCTAAGGTCTTTTTGATGGGTGAAGAG GTTGGTGAATATCAGGGTGCATATAAG ATATCCAAGGGGCTTTTAGACAAGTATGGTCCCGAGAGAGTCCTTGATACACCAATCACAGAG GCTGGTTTTACTGGCATTGGAGTTGGTGCTGCTTACCATGGTCTCAAGCCAGTTATTGAGTTTATGACATTCAACTTCTCTATGCAG GCAATTGATCACATCATTAATTCGGCtgcaaaatcaaattatatgtCTTCAGGGCAGATATCAGTGCCCATTGTTTTCAGAGGGCCTAATGGTGCTGCTGCTGGAGTTGGTGCTCAACACTCTCAC TGTTATGCTTCGTGGTATGCCTCCTGCCCTGGGTTGAAAGTACTGGCTCCTTACTCATCTGAAGATGCCCGTGGTCTGTTAAAGGCTGCCATAAGGGACCCTGATCccgttgttttccttgaaaatgAGTTGTT ATATGGTGAGACATTCCCTGTTTCTGCTGAAGTACTCGACTCCAGTTTTTGCGTTCCAATTGGGAAAGCCAAG ATTGAGAGAGAAGGGAAGGATGTGACCATTACAGCCTTTTCAAAAATGGTTGGCTATGCTCTCAAG GCTGCTGAGATACTCGCAAAGGAAGGAATCAGCGCTGAG GTGATTAACTTGCGCTCAATTAGGCCGCTAGATAGAGACACAATCAATGCTTCAGTCAGGAAAACTAACAGACTGGTGACAGTTGAAGAAGGGTTTCCTCAGCATGGCGTTGGTGCTGAAATCTG CGCGTCTGttgttgaagagagctttggtTATCTTGATGCCCCAGTTGAGAGAATTGCTGGAGCTGATGTTCCCATGCCTTATGCAGCTAATTTAGAGAGATTGGCTGTTCCACAG GTTGAGGATATTGTTCGTGCAGCAAAGAGAGCTTGCTACAGATCTGTGCCAATGGCTGCAGCTGCTTGA